A window of Leptolyngbya sp. CCY15150 genomic DNA:
TCTCCTGTGCTTGGGCTAGTCGCTCGGCCGGAATGGGCTGGGTGAGTTCGAAGTGCAAAATTTCTTCAGAACTGATCCAAATATCAGCGGTGGATTGATCGATCAGCAGCGACGTCGAGCGCGTAAAGCCGCGCAAAATTCCAAGCTGAATGGTGACCAAGCTCACGGCAAAAATGATGCCGGCCTGGGCCACCAAAAAACGAGGAATGTCTTCTAGCAAATTTTTACGCGCAATGGAAGCCATAGGCAGGTAGCAGCAACTCTGGGCATTATCTTTTCACTTTAGCGGTTGATGGGAGAGCTCGTGGTATTCTTCAGCAGAAAAGCAGGGGCGCTCTCTTGTCCAGAACTTCCTAGCCCCCAGAAACCTCTAGGTGTAAGCATCCTGACGTGATGGATGGTCAAGGAGTGCCCAAACAGCTTTGTAGTATGCTGGCTCTACGTCCCCGCCCACGGTCTGATTGAGACACATAAGCCGAATGTCTAAGTCATCTACTGCTTCTCGCCGCCCTAAAGCTGTCCATTCTTCCTTTCTGCGATCGCTCTGGCGATTTTCCAGACCTCACACCATTTTGGGAACCACTCTAAGCCTGTGGGGGATGGGGTTAATCACGGGGGCGATCGCTTTCCCTGTGCCCCTAGGATGGTTGTTCCTATCGCTCGTGGTTGCTTGGGTGACGTGCCTCTGCGGTAATGTCTACATCGTGGGACTCAACCAGCTAGAAGACATTCCCATCGATCGCATCAATAAACCCCAGCTACCGTTGCCCTCCGGCGCATTTTCACGCCGACAGGGGCAGTGGATTGTGTCGATCAGTGGTCTACTAGCCATCGCCCTAGCTGCTCTCCAAGGCCCTTTTTTACTGGCTATGGTGGGTCTCAGTTTGCTCATTGGCACAGCTTATTCCCTGCCGCCTTTTCGCCTAAAGCGCTCTCCATTCTGGGCCTCGCTCTGTATTTTGGGTGTGCGCGGGGTGATTGTGAATCTAGGTTTATTCCTGCATAGCCAAGCTGTGCTGACGCAGCAATCGCTCTGGCTTTGGTCAACACCTGGATCCATCGAGCCAATTCCCGGCATTGTATGGGCGCTCACTGGATTTATCTTAGTTTTTACCTTCGCGATCGCCATTTTCAAAGATATTCCAGACGTAGCAGGCGATCGCCAGTACAATATTTGGACGTTTACCGCACGACTCGGTAGCCGCGCGGTGTTTAATCTATCCCGTTGGGTGATAACGGCCAGCTATGGCGGCATGATCCTGGTGAGCTGGGGGCTAGACCATGTTCATCGCCCTTGGTTGATCGGTTCCCACCTGATGGCGATCGCCCTCTTTTGGATCCTCAGCCGACGGGTGAATCTGCACCAGCCGGCTGACATTGTGAGGTTTTACCAAACAATCTGGAAATTCTTCTTGGTTGAATACCTAATCGTTCCGATCGCCTGCTGGTTAGCCTTGCTTTAAAGCGCGGTCAACCTGGGCCTGCAGATCCTCCAAGCTCGATGTATTCTCTAACACCACATGGGCTTGATCCACCTTACGTTCCACGGCAAGCTGGCTGCTAATGCGCGCCTGAATCTGTTCTAGGTCAACGCGATCGCCCTCCGACACCCGAGACAACTCCCGTTGAATTAACCGATCCATTTGCTGTTGGGGCGGGCAGCGCACCACCCAGATTTCATTCACCAGATCGGTCATCCGCGCCTCAAACAGCAGCGGCACGACGACCACCACCACCGGATATCGATCCGGCGGCAGGTCGCGCAAATCCTGCTGAATGCGCTGGCGCACAAAGGGATGGATTTGTCGCTCAATCCAGGTGCGTTCCGCCACACTGCCAAACACAATATCTCCCAAGCGCCGCCGATCTAGATGACCGCTGGGAAATAAAATACAGGTTCCGTAGCGATCGGCAATATCGGCTAGCAGAGGAGAGCCCACGTCAACGGCTTCGCGGGCATAGATATCGGCATCTAGAATTGGCAGATGGTGGCGATCGCGTAGGTAGTCAGACACGGTGGTTTTGCCCATGCCAATACCGCCGGTGAGTCCAATAATGCGCTGATGACCGGATGATTTACGAGGCAAGATGGTAGACATAGATGTTGTTCACAATCCAAAGCAGTCACGAAGCAGCATAAAACAAGGTGGAGATAAAGGGGAGATTGTCTTGAGGCGTAGACGATAGAAAAACTGTAGACAGAAACAGCATCAGAGATAGGAGAACGCTAAAGTTGCTTTCCCAGTTTTTAGGCTTGAAGAGCTGTCTTGTCCCGCACGAGTCCCGTTCAGCGTTTGCTCAAGGAGAAACTCTATCCAACCTGAAAAAACCATAGATGGAGCGCGATCGCCTACCGCTCTGACCTGCGATTCCCTAATCCTCTGAATCCAAATCTCCTAACCTCCATGCCCCAACGACGATCTACTCCACTCCACAATCACCTGGGTTAATCCATCTAAGGTGTAGTCCTGAGCTTCAAGATCCACACGTCCTAGATAATCCTGACAAGCGGTAGATGTTTGCGGGCCAATAGACGCGATACATACGTTGGCCCAGCGATCGCTCCCCAGATCTTGAGTGAGCTGGGCAAAGCATTTCACGGTTTTGGAACTGGCAAAGGTCAGGACATCCACGCGGCCATCGAGAAGGGCAGCGCGAATCTCAGGCGCGATCGCTGGGGCACAGCCCGATTCATAGGCCGCCACCTCGGTGACCTGGGCACCTTGGTCGGTAAATGCCCGCACCAGCACATCTCGCCCGCCGCTTTCCACCCGAGGGAAGAGAATCTTCAACTGGGCGCGCTCCTCTGGGAAATGGTCGATGAGCGAGTCGGCGACGTAGTTGGGCGGAATAAAATCCGGCTGAATGCCGTGCTGCTGCAAACATTGGGCCGTTTTTTGTCCAACCACCGCTAGTTTGAGCGTCGTGGGCAGGCGATCGCGCCCATGATGGGCCAGACGATCGAACATGCCATTCACGCCATTCACCGAGGTCAAGATCAGCCAGTTGAACTGATCCAGGAGAGCGATCGCCTCATCCAACGGCTGCCAGCTAGAGGGCGGACGAATTTCTAGGGTCGGCATTTCCAGCACCGTAGCTCCATGGCGCTGCAGATGCTGGGTAAAGACGCTAGACTGTCCCGCTGCCCGCGTCACCAGAACGGTTTTACCGGATAGGGCTAGGGAGGACGACGTAGGCAGAAAACTTGACTCCGAACTGTTCACCGTTCACCAACTCACGACAGACTACTCTCACAAATACACCCTTGAGGGATTGGAAACAACGGTTGATCTCCCCTCTTAAGCTCCTGAATCCTGCCCGATATCACGCTGCAAAAAGGGGCGCAACCCCACCACTGCTCCGATGACAACCACCGCCGGGGATAGAGCTTGGCGACTGGTTTGCTGCAGGATGGTTTGTAGGGT
This region includes:
- a CDS encoding homogentisate phytyltransferase, with the protein product MSKSSTASRRPKAVHSSFLRSLWRFSRPHTILGTTLSLWGMGLITGAIAFPVPLGWLFLSLVVAWVTCLCGNVYIVGLNQLEDIPIDRINKPQLPLPSGAFSRRQGQWIVSISGLLAIALAALQGPFLLAMVGLSLLIGTAYSLPPFRLKRSPFWASLCILGVRGVIVNLGLFLHSQAVLTQQSLWLWSTPGSIEPIPGIVWALTGFILVFTFAIAIFKDIPDVAGDRQYNIWTFTARLGSRAVFNLSRWVITASYGGMILVSWGLDHVHRPWLIGSHLMAIALFWILSRRVNLHQPADIVRFYQTIWKFFLVEYLIVPIACWLALL
- the coaE gene encoding dephospho-CoA kinase (Dephospho-CoA kinase (CoaE) performs the final step in coenzyme A biosynthesis.), with the translated sequence MSTILPRKSSGHQRIIGLTGGIGMGKTTVSDYLRDRHHLPILDADIYAREAVDVGSPLLADIADRYGTCILFPSGHLDRRRLGDIVFGSVAERTWIERQIHPFVRQRIQQDLRDLPPDRYPVVVVVVPLLFEARMTDLVNEIWVVRCPPQQQMDRLIQRELSRVSEGDRVDLEQIQARISSQLAVERKVDQAHVVLENTSSLEDLQAQVDRALKQG